Genomic DNA from Haloplanus sp. HW8-1:
GCCACGATGGTGATTCTTGCTTAGGTGTCCAGGACATGCCTCTCAAACTCGTCTGTCGTATGATACACTCCCTCGTGGATAATGATCGCTTCCAGCCCCTCCCACTCCGACGCAAGCGTCGTCGTTAGGGCGTCAACCTTCATGCAATCTCGACACGCGACGACGGTGACCGACTCGTGACGCGAGCCGAGCGACACGGTGGTCGCGTCGTAGATGTGATCCGTGCCGTTTCGCGACCGTCGGTATCCACCGGATGTTGCGACGTGCCAGTCCGTGTCCAGTATCTTCAGCGGCGTGTCGTCGCCGTATGGGCTCTCGATGGCGACCGGACCCGTAGGCGGGCACATGTCGCCACCTCCGCCGACGAACCCGCATCGACCAACACCTCCGAGTGCCTCGCTGGCCCGGTCGACGATGTATCCTTTCGCCAGACCATTGAGGTCGAGTTCGACGTCTTCAGTGACGTGAGACCCACTGATTCGGACGGTTCCGGTATCGAACCTCGTTGGAGGTGCTTCACCGTCACCGCGCAGGAACGTTTTGGGATCCTGTTCGACGCATCCCTGATCGATATCAAACACTCCCCCGGTTCGGTCGTTGTATTCGAGTCCCCGACAGACGATACGTGCGGCGTGGTCGTTCGCTACCTTGCCTTCGCGGTTGAGGTAGCTGACGGCACTCGCCGCGTCGAAGGCGTTCAGCCGTACTTCCATCGACCAAATATTACGATTCAATCCGATGAGATGGTGTTCAGATACGGGTGAAGAGTGAAACGGTCCGGGTTTTGAGTGCCGATGCACGAAGTCGCACGCTTCGGCGACAGTAGCGACCGCTTCGAGTTAGCATCTGTGGAGCGAGCCACGACTCTCGAACCGGTGATGAAGCTCAACATTAGACTTCGTTTGGCCAAACTATCATTTTTTAATTATATATTGATTATGCATATTTTGGGCATCGATCGGGCCGCTCCACCGTACACACCCGGGTACAGAAGGCTGATCCGCAGCCGACCGGTGGTGCCGATCAGAATTGCGTTGCGGTCGATGAGGTCGTACTTCAACCCGGCGTTGAGCAATATTGGCTGTACGACACCGTCGTTACCGACACCAAGCCTGCTTGACGTACGGTCCATTTTCGACGGACACAGCCGTCGACCGGAATATTCCTGTCTGAACGCCGCGAGCAACCTCTCGTCGACGAGCGACCTTTGGCCGTGGTTGCAGGCGGCCTGCCACCGCTTCGAACTTCGATTTCAGCATGTCACACACGAAATCGGAATGCTGCCGAACATATACTTGAAAAAGTAAAAGTACAAAACTAACATTATTCATATATTTTTGATCACGCCGGACCGAGTACCGCTGTAAATTGGGTACAAGCGTTTGTCGTCGCATGAAATCAGCCAATCTGATCCCGACCCCATAGAGAGCGGTAGGCCGAGAGGGGGTGTGCCGAATCCGAGTCCGGTGGCGTCTCGGACGGGATTGTGTCCCTGCGGAGTGCCGAGGATCAGGAGCCGATTTTAAACTCCTCCTTCCGAAATCGAAGTGAACGTACGGGCTGACCCTGGTATCGACGAATAGTACGGTCGCGTCCGACCGGACTGAAGCGCACGTACTCGGCGGCCCGAGAGCGGGAAAAGTCTATGTGAATGGTATACAAGAACTCGAAGTATGAGTGGCCGTCCAGACATCGTTCGGCCCGGCGAGGCCAACGACGAAGTGGTCAGTGATCTGCTTGCAGAAGCGAAGAGTGGGTGGTATGGTGATGCAGCGTTTTTCCGCGCGATGGCACACGTCCCGCCAGTATTCAAGCGTATCGTTGACACGTTTGAGGCGTTCGGTCAGGGAAAGCACAT
This window encodes:
- a CDS encoding FAD:protein FMN transferase, producing the protein MEVRLNAFDAASAVSYLNREGKVANDHAARIVCRGLEYNDRTGGVFDIDQGCVEQDPKTFLRGDGEAPPTRFDTGTVRISGSHVTEDVELDLNGLAKGYIVDRASEALGGVGRCGFVGGGGDMCPPTGPVAIESPYGDDTPLKILDTDWHVATSGGYRRSRNGTDHIYDATTVSLGSRHESVTVVACRDCMKVDALTTTLASEWEGLEAIIIHEGVYHTTDEFERHVLDT